The following coding sequences are from one Methanobrevibacter ruminantium window:
- the pan gene encoding proteasome-activating nucleotidase, with protein sequence MEDSPNEVQNISSPTKIDEVDEPKTVEELQKELDLLKAENTKTKRNLMWKVRKLEKDKILTENEKIRLERELKSLRGEVERFRSPPLILATITEVIDDSRLTVKSSTGPSFLINYSKFLDEKLLKPGSRVALNQQTFGVVEVLPSEKDANVSGMEIDTKPDVTYDVIGGLDDQIIEVKETVELPLKHPELFEKVGIDPPKGILLYGPPGTGKTLLAKAVANETNATFIKVVASEFVKKYIGEGARMVREVFELAKEKAPSIIFIDELDAVAAQRLKSSTSGDREVQRTLMQLLAELDGFESRGDIGIIGATNRPDILDPALLRPGRFDRFIEVPAPNEEGRLEILKIHTKKMNLASDIDLNDIVALTEGFAGADLKAICTEAGMFAIREERDHIIMADFEDAINKILGKNKEAQLDDNGGVMFG encoded by the coding sequence ATGGAAGATTCTCCAAATGAAGTTCAAAATATCTCAAGCCCTACTAAAATTGATGAAGTAGATGAGCCTAAAACCGTTGAAGAACTTCAAAAAGAACTTGACTTGCTAAAGGCAGAAAATACAAAAACCAAACGTAATCTCATGTGGAAAGTTAGAAAGCTTGAAAAAGACAAGATTCTAACTGAAAATGAAAAGATACGTTTAGAAAGAGAGTTAAAATCATTAAGAGGTGAAGTTGAAAGATTCAGATCACCTCCACTTATATTGGCTACCATTACTGAAGTCATCGATGATTCCAGATTGACTGTAAAAAGCAGTACTGGACCAAGTTTCCTTATTAACTATTCAAAGTTCTTGGATGAAAAATTATTGAAACCAGGTTCAAGAGTAGCTTTAAATCAACAGACCTTTGGTGTTGTTGAAGTATTGCCTTCTGAAAAGGACGCAAATGTTTCCGGTATGGAAATTGACACCAAACCTGATGTTACCTATGATGTGATTGGTGGTTTGGATGATCAAATCATTGAAGTTAAGGAAACAGTGGAATTACCTTTAAAACATCCTGAATTATTTGAAAAGGTTGGTATTGACCCACCTAAAGGTATTCTATTGTACGGTCCTCCAGGAACTGGTAAGACCTTGCTTGCAAAGGCAGTGGCTAACGAAACCAATGCAACATTCATTAAGGTTGTTGCTTCTGAATTCGTTAAGAAATACATTGGTGAAGGAGCAAGAATGGTTAGAGAAGTGTTTGAGCTTGCTAAGGAAAAGGCACCAAGTATCATCTTCATTGACGAGCTTGATGCAGTGGCAGCACAAAGACTTAAAAGTTCCACCAGTGGAGACAGGGAAGTTCAAAGAACTCTCATGCAATTGCTTGCAGAATTGGATGGTTTCGAATCCCGTGGAGATATTGGTATCATTGGCGCTACCAACAGACCTGATATCTTAGACCCAGCATTGCTCAGACCTGGAAGATTCGACAGATTCATTGAAGTTCCAGCTCCAAATGAAGAAGGAAGACTTGAAATTCTCAAAATCCACACCAAGAAAATGAATTTGGCTTCTGACATTGATCTTAATGATATAGTCGCTCTTACAGAAGGATTTGCTGGTGCAGACTTAAAGGCTATCTGTACAGAAGCAGGTATGTTTGCTATCCGTGAAGAAAGAGACCATATCATTATGGCAGACTTTGAGGATGCTATCAACAAGATCTTAGGTAAAAATAAAGAAGCTCAATTAGATGACAATGGTGGAGTAATGTTCGGATAA
- a CDS encoding multiprotein bridging factor aMBF1: protein MNCEICGKPIEGRPIRTKIDGSVLEVCKECSKFGRVQKDTPLERKFVSRNKKGNPQRPQANKQNVQRRRREEPMDELVEDYNVLIRKARESKGWTREELGAKMYEKVSVINRIESGKMEPDIKLAKKFEKTLGITIIEKYDEMDLESFKSSASGPNTLGSIVKIKRK, encoded by the coding sequence ATGAATTGTGAAATATGTGGTAAACCTATAGAAGGCAGACCTATAAGAACAAAAATAGATGGTTCAGTTTTAGAAGTTTGCAAGGAATGTTCTAAATTCGGAAGAGTTCAAAAGGACACTCCTCTTGAGAGAAAATTTGTTTCAAGAAACAAAAAGGGAAATCCTCAAAGACCTCAAGCAAACAAGCAGAATGTTCAAAGAAGACGCAGAGAAGAACCTATGGATGAGCTTGTTGAAGATTATAATGTATTAATCAGAAAAGCTAGAGAATCTAAAGGTTGGACTAGAGAAGAATTAGGCGCTAAGATGTATGAAAAGGTTTCAGTAATCAATAGGATAGAATCAGGAAAGATGGAACCTGACATTAAATTAGCTAAAAAGTTCGAAAAGACTTTGGGCATTACCATTATTGAAAAATATGATGAAATGGATTTGGAATCATTTAAAAGTTCTGCATCAGGTCCAAATACATTAGGAAGTATTGTAAAGATCAAAAGGAAATAG
- a CDS encoding DUF356 domain-containing protein, producing MALVLIRGENNSKILNAIADVERHANLNLTTKPKKIDAKYADKIVENILKAPLRTKSKVATAFRIKEDTATAIVQIKKIHPPAHIVVISNDYDDYKELNKSLNDAKVFRGYYSGKKQSTQMKDYKVNKTE from the coding sequence ATGGCTTTGGTATTGATTAGAGGAGAAAACAACTCAAAAATTCTTAATGCAATTGCAGATGTTGAAAGACATGCAAATTTAAACTTAACTACAAAACCTAAAAAGATTGATGCGAAATATGCGGATAAGATTGTAGAAAACATTTTAAAGGCTCCATTAAGAACCAAATCAAAAGTGGCTACTGCATTTCGTATAAAGGAAGACACTGCAACTGCAATTGTTCAAATCAAAAAGATCCATCCTCCTGCTCATATTGTTGTTATCAGCAATGATTATGATGACTATAAGGAATTGAATAAATCCCTAAATGATGCAAAAGTATTCAGAGGATATTACTCTGGCAAAAAGCAATCAACTCAAATGAAGGATTATAAGGTTAATAAAACTGAATAG